Below is a window of Garra rufa chromosome 24, GarRuf1.0, whole genome shotgun sequence DNA.
cagaatattagaatgatttctgaaggatcatgtgactggagtaatgatgctaaaaatttagctttgaaatcactggaataaattattttaaaatatgttcaaatagaaaatttaaaaaaaggttatttttaaatagtaaaaatatttcaaaatttgactctttttgctgtattttgaatcaaattaatgcaagcttggtgagcagaagagacttctttaaaacattttaaaaataaaaacttttgactgttttttggtttaaaaaaaaaaaaatcatttaaaggtcccatatcgtacacatttctggaggtttattttatttgttgatgtccttaagaatatatatttgcggtataagtgccaaaatccatctcaatatatttttacagctccttttttaggagctctgtcaaaaacaggtcgattttggcccatctaattaatattcatgagcctctcttctgattggcctgttgttttctgagtgacgcacaaccaggccaatcacaggtaactacggtcatgtacgctgtaagcgtaagcgagctcagagcaatagagagagctgatactcaacaggatattttagaatgatcattaatgttttttcttttacaaacaccgaatgcagtaagctacataactgttgctttagtaaagcccctttcacaatgcgcgctgattctggaaaattacgggaactgtgtgaaccaaagccagaacctaaaggcagtgttgtagtaatgatgcacgttatcaagcgactcttcacaacgaaaaataacgttacgtgcaaagtggaatgaagcagcgatcatcaggcagagccagctcctcactatcagcgctgaagcagtttgttcaggttagtttcagtttagtgaaacgtacgcgtcgcattacatctcacatccaaacgtcacatgtctttatggtttgtgtgtaaagcacgcacagattccggaaaacaactgtgaatgaaccaaattaaacaattccggaacaaatcgtgggacacattatgcgtgtatttaccggaatggctgtgtgaaagaggctgaagttgacgtgccgctggtctcttatattcacgttgttctgaagcctgtgtaatgatcggagcttgacatctatcgactgaacagggttttctccacttgttttcctgttgttgttgctcaatggaatggatgcgttgttgtctgggggtttgacaaaaggagggtgggacgttggtttgtgactgaaggcggtgacttgagtcgatcggacgtcacatcgttacggaagtcacagctgcttgtgaaaatgaacagctactttaagcaggctgtgtgcagtttactgtggattgactgttttgaaactcatatggtagttagatagcccctagaccttagttatcatgaaaaaagccaggaaattttgattttgacgatatgggacctttaaagataCAAAAAAATGTGTCAGCTAGCCCTGATCTCTTTTATGTATACATTCAtacttttaaagtacttttatttttccttttataattttttttattaacaaacacATCTTTTTGCTgaatttatgtgtttatttaattgcatttacaTGTTTGTGTTTAAGGCACAGGAGTAGATGTCTGTACACAACACCACACGTCTGTTGCAGTATATgcagtgatgcaaagctaaaaGATCCTTTCTCACTAGCACAAAAGGACTTGCAAAATTTATATGAAGACATAAAAAAGGTACAGCAAGAACTCCTTCTTAATGTGAAATTTTATACCATTTTatgccttttaaaaaaaaaaagcactgaaaCTGACCTGTTGAATTTCCCGTTTCAGCAGCTCCTCGTCTCTAAAGCAGAACTCAAAGCgctgtgtgattattattttgatGGGAAGGGAAAAGCCTTTCGACCCATGATTGTGATCCTGATGGCTCGAGCTTGTAACGTCCACAGCAATAAAGAGGGGTGAGAAAGCACTttaacactgtgtgtgtgtgtattcagaTTGTGGTGCATCGGTcagtgtttataaagcactcTAATGTCCTTAGGGTTCTTCTTCCGGCGCAGCGCTCTATCGCTATGATCtctgagatgatccacactgccAGCCTGGTGCACGATGACGTTATTGATGATTCGGACAAAAGACGCGGGAAAAACACCATTAATAAAGTCTGGGGAGAGAGAAAAGTGAGTGGCTCTTTTGAGAGTTTTTGTACTTGGTTTTAAAAAAGCTTTCAGAAGCCCTGTTGATGTTCCGTGTCAAATCTGCATAATATTTTTGTCTGGAACTGTTAGGCTATCCTGGCTGGAGATTTCATTTTATCAGCGGCATCTATGGCATTAGCACGTATTGGGGACAATACAGTGGTGTCTGTGCTGTCGCAAGTCATAGAAGACCTTGTCCGAGGTAAGTCAGTTTGGATTTGAGTTATGATATTTGTTTTATAAATTGGGACtgttttttatgctttttgtTGGTAAATTTCAGGTGAATTCATGCAGCTGGGGTCTAAAGAGAATGAAAATGAGAGATTTAAGCACTACCTTGAGAAAACCTTTAAGAAGACTGCAAGTCTCATTGCTAACAGTTGTAAAGCAGTATGTACGTTCTGTTTTAATAATACGATCAAGTTCAGAGTTAGAAAAGAAGTTAAACACCAGTGTTATTTCATTTGAATTCTAGGTGTCAATTTTAGTGAATTCCGATCCTGAGGTTCACGAAATCGCCTATCAATATGGACGAAACGTTGGCATTGCGTTCCAGGTAATTTTTCAATTTATGTGTAAATAATTCCCCTTGGATTTTATGTATATTATGGTCCTTCCTATGATTTATGTTTGTGCatgttatagttttttttaatgctatCATTAAATGTTATACTTATTACTTTGTTTTGTAATtcacatatatgaccctggaccacaaaaccagtcttaagtcgctggggtatatttgtagcaatagccaaaaatacattgaatgggtcaaaatgttagatttttcttttatgccaaaaatcattaggaaattaagtgaagatcatgttccatgaagattttttgtaaaattcctactgtaaacatgttaaaatgtaatttttgatttgtaatatgcattgttaagaacctaatttggacaactttaaaggtgattttctcagtctttttgatttttttgcatcctcagatttctgatttcaaatagatgtatctcagtcaaatattgtcctatcctaacaaaccatacatcaatagaaagcttattcatcgagctttcatatgatgcataaatctcagttttgtcaaatttaaccttatgactggttttgtggtccagggtcacataagaaGCACACATTTATTCCAATGTAACTTGATTAACTGAACAATACAGAAACATCATAATAACATGACTTAAACCAgctacactaccaatcaaaagtttttaaatgttttttttttcttatctgctcaccaagtttgcatttatttgatccaaagtacagcaaaagcagtaatattgtgaaatatttgtactatttaaaattcctgctttatatttgaatatattttacaatgtcatTAATTGCATCATTGCTCCAGACTCCAATGTCACATTATGCTTCAGAAGTctttcaatatgctgatttgttgttcaagaaatattaatatatttaaatcagttgagaatttttttttaggattctttgatgaatagaaagctttttctataattaatttcgATTTAGCtaatttagtacttttatttagcaaagcaAGGCTGCTTTAAAATAatctaaagtgatgataaagacaatgaagaaaatgttgttcttctgaagtgtctattcatcaaagaa
It encodes the following:
- the pdss1 gene encoding all trans-polyprenyl-diphosphate synthase PDSS1 isoform X1, giving the protein MAVPWSRCWRSSTGAAVLLDRCCGFSRRAFTHAASADRRTDSSTAATQVLFRQGPVYNFNKPMTIARHRSRCLYTTPHVCCSICSDAKLKDPFSLAQKDLQNLYEDIKKQLLVSKAELKALCDYYFDGKGKAFRPMIVILMARACNVHSNKEGVLLPAQRSIAMISEMIHTASLVHDDVIDDSDKRRGKNTINKVWGERKAILAGDFILSAASMALARIGDNTVVSVLSQVIEDLVRGEFMQLGSKENENERFKHYLEKTFKKTASLIANSCKAVSILVNSDPEVHEIAYQYGRNVGIAFQLVDDILDFTSCANRLGKPSAADLKLGLATGPVLFACQQFPELHSMIMRRFSSDGDVDRAWQYVLKSNGVEQTNYLAQHYCQEAIRQISQLRPSTERDALIQLTELVLRRDK
- the pdss1 gene encoding all trans-polyprenyl-diphosphate synthase PDSS1 isoform X2, which translates into the protein MAVPWSRCWRSSTGAAVLLDRCCGFSRRAFTHAASADRRTDSSTAATQVLFRQGPVYNFNKPMTIARHRSRCLYTTPHVCCSICSDAKLKDPFSLAQKDLQNLYEDIKKLLVSKAELKALCDYYFDGKGKAFRPMIVILMARACNVHSNKEGVLLPAQRSIAMISEMIHTASLVHDDVIDDSDKRRGKNTINKVWGERKAILAGDFILSAASMALARIGDNTVVSVLSQVIEDLVRGEFMQLGSKENENERFKHYLEKTFKKTASLIANSCKAVSILVNSDPEVHEIAYQYGRNVGIAFQLVDDILDFTSCANRLGKPSAADLKLGLATGPVLFACQQFPELHSMIMRRFSSDGDVDRAWQYVLKSNGVEQTNYLAQHYCQEAIRQISQLRPSTERDALIQLTELVLRRDK